In Gadus macrocephalus chromosome 4, ASM3116895v1, the following proteins share a genomic window:
- the LOC132455676 gene encoding fish-egg lectin-like, producing MTAVVFFVLLLSLVSCSLAWRCLGAPTLHQARQIDASKGLVLATNKWQQNFFLNGLSWSYLHGQRMKHITTGDTGTWGVSSNNQLYKMIGGNFTRVPGLSLSQVDAGGDGFLVGSTGSRAYCLRTAFARAFKGAGSVSWSALPAYSLKYYSCGLYGCWGVDTIGRVFHTRSVNPNSCSQTGWQVVSSGSLKMKMVEAASNGLVFGLSTAGKVYLRAGVYASRSHGFSWSNIPMGVAMRHLSYDLGRLWVVSNNGMIMFCMH from the exons ATGACAGCAGTAGTGTTCTTCGTGCTCCTGCTGAGCCTGGTCTCCTGCAGTCTTG CATGGCGTTGCCTTGGGGCTCCCACCCTGCATCAAGCCAGACAGATCGATGCCAGCAAGGGCCTAGTGCTCGCAACCAACAAATGGCAACAGAACTTCTTCCTCAACGGACTCTCCTGGTCGTACCTCCATGGGCAAAGGATGAAGCACATCACCACCGGCGACACCGGCACCTGGGGGGTCAGCAGCAACAATCAGCTCTACAAAATGATCGGGGGAAACTTCACCAGAGTTCCCG GACTCTCTTTGTCCCAGGTGGACGCAGGAGGAGATGGCTTCTTGGTTGGAAGCACTGGTTCTCGAGCCTACTGCCTGCGAACGGCCTTTGCAAGAGCGTTCAAGGGTGCAGGCTCAGTGAGCTGGTCAGCTTTGCCCGCCTACAGTTTGAAGTACTATAGCTGCGGCCTGTACGGGTGCTGGGGGGTGGATACCATTGGACGCGTGTTCCACACCCGG TCCGTCAACCCCAACTCCTGCAGCCAAACCGGGTGGCAGGTCGTCTCGTCCGGCAGCCTGAAGATGAAGATGGTTGAAGCGGCCAGTAACGGCCTGGTGTTCGGATTAAGCACCGCCGGCAAAGTGTATCTGAG ggcAGGGGTGTATGCCAGTCGATCCCACGGGTTCTCCTGGTCTAACATCCCCATGGGTGTGGCAATGAGGCACCTCTCCTACGACCTGGGGAGGCTTTGGGTGGTCTCCAACAATGGAATGATCATGTTCTGCATGCACTGA
- the LOC132455677 gene encoding fish-egg lectin-like yields MTAVVCFVLLLSLVAGSHAWRCVEGPTLNRAIQIDASKGQVVASTAYNQNFFLTGVSWTYLHGQRMKHITTGDTGTWGVTSNNQLYKMIGGNFTRVPGLSLSQVDAGGDGFLVGSTGSRAYCLRTGFARAFKGAGSVSWSALPAYSLKYYSCGLYGCWGVDTIGRVYHTRAVYSTNCGQTGWQVVSSSPKMKMVEAASNGLVFALSTDGKVYLRAGIYASRTQGTAWSNIPMCVAMRHLSYDLGRLWVVSNAGMIMFCMH; encoded by the exons ATGACAGCTGTAGTGTGCTTCGTGCTCCTGTTGAGCCTGGTCGCCGGCAGTCATG CATGGCGTTGTGTGGAGGGTCCCACCCTGAATCGAGCCATACAGATCGATGCCAGCAAGGGACAAGTGGTCGCATCCACCGCGTATAACCAGAACTTCTTCCTGACCGGAGTGTCCTGGACGTACCTCCATGGGCAAAGGATGAAGCATATCACCACCGGCGACACCGGCACCTGGGGGGTCACCAGCAACAACCAGCTCTACAAAATGATCGGGGGAAACTTCACCAGAGTTCCCG GACTCTCTTTGTCCCAGGTGGACGCAGGAGGAGATGGCTTCTTGGTTGGAAGCACTGGTTCTCGGGCCTACTGCCTGCGAACGGGCTTTGCAAGAGCGTTCAAGGGTGCAGGCTCAGTGAGCTGGTCAGCTTTGCCCGCCTACAGTTTGAAGTACTATAGCTGCGGCCTGTACGGGTGCTGGGGGGTGGATACCATTGGACGCGTGTACCACACCCGG GCCGTCTACTCCACCAACTGCGGCCAAACCGGGTGGCAGGTCGTCTCCAGCAGCCCTAAGATGAAGATGGTTGAGGCGGCCAGTAACGGCCTGGTGTTCGCATTAAGCACCGACGGCAAAGTGTATCTGAG ggcAGGGATATATGCCAGTCGAACCCAAGGGACCGCCTGGTCTAACATCCCCATGTGTGTGGCAATGAGGCACCTCTCCTACGACCTGGGGAGGCTTTGGGTGGTCTCCAACGCTGGAATGATCATGTTCTGCATGCACTGA
- the LOC132455675 gene encoding fish-egg lectin-like has translation MTAVVFFVLLLSLVSGSHAWRCLGAPTLHQARQIDAGKGLVLATNQWQQNFFLNGLSWSYLHGQRMKHITTGDTGTWGVTSNNQLYKMIGGNFTRVPGLSLSQVDAGGDGFLVGSTGSRAYCLRTAYARAFKGAGSVSWSALPAYSLKYYSCGLYGCWGLDTIGRVFHTRSVNPNSCSQTGWQVVSSGSLKMKMVEAASNGLVFGLSTDGKVYLRAGVNAGRTHGTFWSNIPMGVAIRHLSYDLGRLWVVSNAGNIMFCMH, from the exons ATGACAGCTGTAGTGTTCTTCGTGCTCCTGCTGAGCCTGGTCTCCGGCAGTCATG CATGGCGTTGTCTTGGGGCTCCCACCCTGCATCAAGCCAGACAGATCGATGCCGGCAAGGGCCTAGTGCTCGCAACCAACCAATGGCAACAGAACTTCTTCCTCAACGGACTCTCCTGGTCGTACCTCCATGGGCAAAGGATGAAGCACATCACCACCGGCGACACCGGCACCTGGGGGGTCACCAGCAACAACCAGCTCTACAAAATGATCGGGGGAAACTTCACCAGAGTTCCCG GACTCTCTTTGTCCCAGGTGGACGCAGGAGGAGATGGCTTCTTGGTTGGAAGCACTGGTTCTCGGGCCTACTGCCTGCGAACGGCCTATGCAAGAGCGTTCAAGGGTGCAGGCTCAGTGAGCTGGTCAGCTTTGCCCGCCTACAGTTTGAAGTACTACAGCTGCGGCCTGTACGGGTGCTGGGGGCTGGATACCATTGGACGCGTGTTCCACACCCGG TCCGTCAACCCCAACTCCTGCAGCCAAACCGGGTGGCAGGTCGTCTCGTCCGGCAGCCTGAAGATGAAGATGGTTGAGGCGGCCAGTAACGGCCTGGTGTTCGGATTAAGCACCGACGGCAAAGTGTATCTGAG ggcAGGGGTGAATGCCGGTCGAACACACGGGACCTTTTGGTCTAACATCCCCATGGGTGTGGCAATAAGGCACCTCTCCTACGACCTGGGGAGGCTTTGGGTGGTCTCCAACGCTGGAAATATCATGTTCTGCATGCACTGA